In a single window of the Gemmatimonadota bacterium genome:
- a CDS encoding M55 family metallopeptidase, producing MPVKSVYMMTDLEGSAGVDDWDPRHRDDATTAKGVYDRAEMQRLLTGEVNAAAEGLFAAGVEEIIINDAHGAGRTILSEEFISGVKLVQGVNRPCWLPGLSPRFDALIQLGMHAMTNTPNGCLAHSMSRRMIYRVNGAEVGEMEMAAYLCGHLGIPWVFTSGDLHACTESQHWVNNIVTAPVKEGLGELCALHLAPVDARALIKTRVQEAMERVENIEPLIAESPVVMEVTFPEPGPPSLKEGCERVDAFTIRCTGESFWQVFHQYFYGKPDFPVPV from the coding sequence ATGCCCGTAAAATCCGTTTACATGATGACCGATTTGGAAGGCTCAGCCGGAGTAGATGACTGGGACCCGAGACACCGGGATGATGCAACAACGGCAAAAGGCGTGTACGACCGCGCCGAGATGCAGCGATTGTTGACAGGTGAAGTCAACGCCGCAGCCGAAGGATTATTTGCAGCAGGTGTAGAAGAGATAATCATCAATGACGCGCATGGGGCGGGGCGCACGATCTTGTCAGAAGAATTCATCTCAGGTGTAAAACTCGTACAGGGCGTCAACCGTCCCTGCTGGCTGCCGGGATTATCGCCCAGATTTGACGCATTGATCCAATTGGGCATGCACGCGATGACCAACACGCCCAACGGATGTCTCGCACATTCAATGAGCCGCAGGATGATCTATCGCGTCAATGGTGCCGAAGTCGGCGAGATGGAAATGGCGGCTTATTTGTGTGGCCATCTGGGTATTCCCTGGGTCTTTACATCGGGCGATCTGCACGCATGTACCGAATCCCAACACTGGGTCAACAACATTGTCACAGCACCAGTAAAAGAAGGCCTGGGAGAATTATGTGCGCTCCACCTGGCGCCAGTAGATGCCCGCGCCCTCATCAAGACGCGCGTTCAAGAAGCCATGGAGCGCGTCGAAAATATTGAACCACTCATTGCAGAAAGCCCTGTGGTGATGGAAGTGACCTTCCCAGAACCCGGTCCTCCCTCATTAAAAGAAGGATGTGAGCGCGTGGATGCCTTTACCATTCGATGTACAGGCGAATCCTTCTGGCAGGTATTTCACCAATATTTTTATGGCAAACCCGATTTTCCAGTTCCCGTGTAA